Sequence from the Magnetococcales bacterium genome:
GTCTTCATCGCCATCGGCCACAAACCCAATACCGATATTTTCGGAAATCAACTGGACAAGGATGATCAGGGTTACCTGATCACCAAACCCGACTCCACCGCCACCAACATTCCCGGCGTCTTTGCTGCCGGCGATGTCCAGGATCATGTGTTTCGTCAGGCCATCACGGCGGCCGGCACCGGCTGCATGGCGGCCCTGGAGGCCGAACGTTACCTGAGTACCCTGGAGCATGCGGCGTCCCGCAAGTAAAAACCGGGCTACCCGGGATCCAACAGGATGGATGCGGTTGACGCATCGCAACGCAACCGAGGCACGATTCACATGGCAACGATCATCGACGGCAAGGAAATTGCCCGTAAAATCCGTGAAGAGTTAAAGGCGGAGATCGCTCTTCTGCGGCAGCGTCACAAGGTCCAACCCGGCTTGGCCGTGGTTTTGGTGGGCAGTGACCCGGCCTCGCAGGTCTATGTGCGCAACAAGAAACGCGCCTGCGCCGAAGTGGGGATCGAATCGTTTTCCCACGAGCTGGTGGCCGGTACCCGGGAAAGTGAACTCCTGGATCTGGTCAACCGCCTCAATCAGGATCCTTTTGTGCATGGCATTTTGATTCAGCTTCCCCTGCCCCGGCAAATCACGGCCCAGAGGGTTTTGGAGCGCATCTCTCCCGACAAGGATGCGGATGGTTTTCACCCCCTCAACATGGGACGCCTGTTCACCGGCAACCCTGGTTTCCGTCCCTGTACCCCTTGGGGCATCATGGAATTGTTGCGGGTCAGCGGGGTTGATCCGGCCGGTCGTCACGCTGTGGTGGTGGGGCGGTCCAACATTGTCGGCAAACCGGTTGCCATGCTGCTTTTGGCCGCCCATGCCACCGTGACCATCTGCCATTCGCGCACGCCGGATCTGGCTGCCATCATCAGGCAGGCCGACATTCTGGTTGCTGCCGTGGGTCAGGCAGGCCTGATTCAGGGATCATGGATCAAGGAGGGTGCCGTGGTCATCGATGTGGGCATGAATCGCGATCCAGAGGGACACCTCTGCGGCGATGTGGATTTTGCCGCTGCCGAACAACGCGCCGCCGCCATCACACCGGTTCCTGGCGGTGTCGGTCCCATGACCATCGCCATGCTCCTGAAAAATACCGTCGAAGGGGCCAAACGTTCTCATGGTCTGGTGACTTGAGAGCGAGCGACTGACAAGCAATCCTTGTGGTTGAGTAACTATTCAGTTCCCTTCATTAAAAAACGTCTGAAAAACTGGGATGGGGGTCCAGGGGGAAGGGCTGTGTCCTTCCCCCTGGCGGGGTTTGGGGCGGAGCCCCAACAAAATCTTTCATATTAAATCTTTTTTTTGCAAGGGTTCTGAATAGATACGTGGTCGAATGGATGCTCATGGCCGGTCTTGCGACCCGGACTGCAACAGGTTCAGCAACACCAGCAAATCCTGCCAACCCGCTTTTTTTTGGGCGGGCTGGCGCAGATAATAGGCCGGATGATAACTCGGAATGACCGGGATACCGCGCCATTCGTGAATTTTTCCGCGCACCCGGCTTACCGCACCTGTCTGACCCAGCAGGCAGGTGATGGCAATCTTGCCCATGGCAAAAATCACCCGGGGCTGGATCTGGGTCAATTGCCGAAACAGATAGCCCTGGCAGGCGGTCATCTCTTCCGGCAGCGGATTGCGGTTGCCCGGCGGACGGCACTTGACCACATTGGCAATATAGATCGTCTCCCTGTTGAAGCCGGCGGCCTGCAACATGCGATTCAAGAGTTTTCCGGCGGCACCCACAAAGGGTTCCCCCTGGCGATCCTCATCCTCTCCCGGGCCTTCACCGACAAACACCACGGGTGCCTGGGCAGAACCCGTTCCGAAGACGGTCTGGTTGCGTGTCACCGCCAGACGGCACTGGGTGCAGACGGCCACTTGTCGCTGAATATCTTCCAGGGTTTCTCCTCCCCGTGCGATGGTCACTTCCTGGACCGGCAGGATCGGGGCCGGAGTGGTCACGGGTGGTAAAACGGGTGCTGGTCGTATCGGCACCCTGGCCGGTGGCTCCGACCTGGAGGAAAATTCAGGATTGTTTTGTAACGAAATATTTTCTTTGGCCTGTAACAAAGGCATCCTGGGCCGGATTTTGGGCGAATGAGCTTGGCCCGGGTTCCTGCTCATGGGTGGCAGTTGGACGCCGCACTCTTCCCAATAGCCGAGTGTGGCCAGCAGCTCTGTCGAATCAACCATGGATGGCACTGTCATCTTACGACACCGTCCCTTTTTTCTGTCCCTTGGCACTCTCGGTGAGAACCTTTATTTCCCGGTCAAAATCCGACTCGAAGAGACGATCCTGAATGATCCGATATTTTTCAAATTCACTTTCGGCATGCTCTCTGGCAATTTTGGCGCTGATGCGGCCTGCATCCGTCAGGATTTCGCGGTCATCGAATGCAAGGAATTGATCCAGCCGGCGTGCCCAATCCTCCATGGTCATGGGAATCCTGCGCCGTGCCCGCTCCTCGGCCAGATCAAGATAGGCACTGACAACACGGCCCAGCGATTCCAGTTCATCGGCTGTCAGGTAGTTCTTGGCAACCGTCACATCGGTTTTCATGATTTTGCCTTGTGGGGCTGTTTCCCAACTGGTCAGCCCCATATGCGGTTGCGAACAGTCCGCCCGCTTTCTGATCAACTCTGCCGCTGTATGGCCATGAATGGCGTAGTGCAGCTTGTTTTGCACCTTGGCAAAAAATTCCCGTGTTGTGGGGGCGTCTTTATTATAATCAATGCTGGTTGCGTAAATATCGGTGATTTTCTGATAAAAACGCCGTTCACTCAGGCGAATCTCCCGAATCTCTTCCAGCAGGCGTTCAAAATAATCCTCGCCCAGAAAAGAACCGTTTTCCAATCGCTTCCGGTCCAGCACAAAGCCTTTGATGGCAAAATTCCGCAGCACCTGCGTTGCCCACTGGCGGAACTGCGTGGCCCGAATGGAGTTCACCCGGTAGCCAACGGAAATGATGGCGTCGAGATTGTAGAATTGTGTCTGGTAAACCTTGCCATCGGCGGCAGTATGTGCAAAATTTGCACATACTGCCTTTTCATCTAACTCATTGTCATTAAATATATTTTTCAAATGTTTCGCAATCACGGAGCGGTCAACGGCAAACAGCTCCGCCATCAGCTTTTGCGTAAGCCAGATGGTGTTGTTTTCGTAGCGGACCTCGATGCTGTTTTCACCCGCTTGCTGGGTAAAAACGAGGAACTCCACCGTGCTGTTGCGCATGGTCAGATTTTTGGATGACCCTTTGTTCATGCACTCAGCTCCCTGATTGGGCACATCTGGTCAACTCGATGATCATCGATCCATTTTCCACTCTGGAAATACCAGGATAGGGTATATCTTCCCCGGCTGATGCAGCGGCAAAGGCAATGACGGCGCAGAGGCCATGGTCATCGTTTGGGCCACAGTTCCAGTTTGTTGCGAGCAAGCCGGGTGGGCGTCACCAGCCCGGTGGCTGAAACGATGATTATGGCCCAAGTTCAAGAGGACTAATACAATACAAAAGAAAATCTTTCTGTAGTTCATCATCTGGATTGCTTGTTAAACTAAGATATCTATCAGCAAAATGTGCAACAATTTTAGGGTTAGTCCTTCCTATTTCGAACAACTTAAGAAGAGATCGATAAGCTAACGGATGATTGCTGAAATTAACCAATGCTTCCATTTTTTTCTGCGCCTCATCAGGATCATCAAAATACAATAATTTAATTTCAGTAATTAATTCCTCAAGATAAGGTTCAATCGTTTTCCGCGGAATCATGCGGGAAAAGAGCCGCAAATAATCCTGTAACAAAGGCGAATTTTCAGGTTTCGCATCACCATCCATAGCCAAAACTTCCTGAATTTGCAGAGATGGTTCAGAATGTAAAATATAAATTTCTTGTACATTCAGCGTATCCGCCAATTCATAAGCTTCTTCATTAAGCACCAAACGCACATGATCCAATATTTTATTTTCAATTGAAACATCCGCATCCTTGGGAATGCGGGTCAGCACGGGGAGGATTTCCACGGCTTCACGATCTTCCAGTCGGGGTGCCTTGCGGATACTGCGCATGATGGCGCGGACACCTTCCAGATTTTCTGGATTGTTGATCAACAGACAGACCACCATGTCGGCCATGACGGTGGCGGCCACTCCCCCGATTTCTGTAATGCCGGTCCGCGAATCGATCAACAAAAAATCCGGTGCATAGTCATGCTGGATCCACAGACGCAACTCTTCAAAGAGGGGTATGCCCGGGGGGGCTGGTTCTGCATAAAAGAGCGTATGCCAATTGATGACGGCCAACTTGCGCCAATAAGCCCCTGTCGGTGCATCCCCGGCGGGAAGAAGATGGATGCTTCCCCGTTTGGGTGTCTTGTCAATGTTGACTTCGTACATGAAATCATTCAGGGAAGCAGGAAGTTTTCCCTGGCTGACGAAGGTGTGCAGGATATCGACGACCCCCTGCAACGGTTTTTCGGATTTGTGTTGCAGGCCAAATTTATAATGGAGACCCGGCGCTTCCAGATCAAAGTCCATGACGACGACCTTTTGACCAAAGCGGGCCAGATATTTGGCCACATTGGCCAGGGCCAGGGTTCGGCCCACGCCACCTTTATAGGAGTAGAAGGTGATGGTTTTCATGATGGAAAAACGGGGCCTGGATAGACCCGCTTCTTCGCATGCGGCCAGATTGATGGCGAAACATGGGGAAATTGCAAAGCAGGACTGTTGAAAATATTTGAATCGGCAGCTTCCTGAATTTTTTTTCTGATTTCCTGACTGCGTTCTAATAACAACAGAGTTCGATTGTTTAGCTCTTTTGATTGCTGAAGTGTTGGAATGCCGAGCATTTTGGTCAATAATTTTTCAGCGGCGGCCCATTGTGCCTTGGGCAAAAGTTCTTTTTCAACACGATCCAAAAACAACGCCAAATGATCGGCGGGCATTTCATAGATTAAATTTTCAATATCTCGCTCGTTAATCGTTGTTGTTTCACGATTTTTATGGGCAGCGATCTGCACGTGTTTCAAGTGTTGGATCAAGGCTTGCCAGTCGGAAAAATTTCCTTCAGCCTGCGTGAATCCATGTTGGACAATTCCTTGTTCCACCATGCTTTCGGTGGCATTGTATCGGCTCCAGGCATGGTATGGAGGCCGAATCACGATCAATCCGTCTTCAGTGCGGACAAATGCCGAACCGTCTTCTTCGTGGATTGCGACCAGTTCTATCATGATGGGATGACCTCCAATAAAATATTTTGGTTTCTTAAAAGATCCAAAATATTCATATAAAAACCGGACCGGATTTTTTCATCTTCATCAAGTCCTGAAGTTACGGATTTAAAGGCCAGAGATTCATAATCAAGCACATGTTTTTCACTTATTCGTACCCGACTGAGGGACGCTGGCGTAAGGGGCTGTGTGAAGATGACCTCCAGATAAACCTTATCAAAACACACCAGGCTTGGCCAATCTTTTCTTGGACAGGTCGGAATTTCTTTTTCGTGCTTGATCGTGGCCAATTGGCATTTATGCGAGTCAGGGGCCAAATCCCTGGCCAGACTGTTTGTATCCACATGGCCTGCTGAATCGACGTAATTATTCAGGGAATCGG
This genomic interval carries:
- the folD gene encoding bifunctional methylenetetrahydrofolate dehydrogenase/methenyltetrahydrofolate cyclohydrolase FolD; protein product: MATIIDGKEIARKIREELKAEIALLRQRHKVQPGLAVVLVGSDPASQVYVRNKKRACAEVGIESFSHELVAGTRESELLDLVNRLNQDPFVHGILIQLPLPRQITAQRVLERISPDKDADGFHPLNMGRLFTGNPGFRPCTPWGIMELLRVSGVDPAGRHAVVVGRSNIVGKPVAMLLLAAHATVTICHSRTPDLAAIIRQADILVAAVGQAGLIQGSWIKEGAVVIDVGMNRDPEGHLCGDVDFAAAEQRAAAITPVPGGVGPMTIAMLLKNTVEGAKRSHGLVT
- a CDS encoding uracil-DNA glycosylase — encoded protein: MTVPSMVDSTELLATLGYWEECGVQLPPMSRNPGQAHSPKIRPRMPLLQAKENISLQNNPEFSSRSEPPARVPIRPAPVLPPVTTPAPILPVQEVTIARGGETLEDIQRQVAVCTQCRLAVTRNQTVFGTGSAQAPVVFVGEGPGEDEDRQGEPFVGAAGKLLNRMLQAAGFNRETIYIANVVKCRPPGNRNPLPEEMTACQGYLFRQLTQIQPRVIFAMGKIAITCLLGQTGAVSRVRGKIHEWRGIPVIPSYHPAYYLRQPAQKKAGWQDLLVLLNLLQSGSQDRP
- a CDS encoding virulence RhuM family protein; the protein is MNKGSSKNLTMRNSTVEFLVFTQQAGENSIEVRYENNTIWLTQKLMAELFAVDRSVIAKHLKNIFNDNELDEKAVCANFAHTAADGKVYQTQFYNLDAIISVGYRVNSIRATQFRQWATQVLRNFAIKGFVLDRKRLENGSFLGEDYFERLLEEIREIRLSERRFYQKITDIYATSIDYNKDAPTTREFFAKVQNKLHYAIHGHTAAELIRKRADCSQPHMGLTSWETAPQGKIMKTDVTVAKNYLTADELESLGRVVSAYLDLAEERARRRIPMTMEDWARRLDQFLAFDDREILTDAGRISAKIAREHAESEFEKYRIIQDRLFESDFDREIKVLTESAKGQKKGTVS
- a CDS encoding AAA family ATPase produces the protein MKTITFYSYKGGVGRTLALANVAKYLARFGQKVVVMDFDLEAPGLHYKFGLQHKSEKPLQGVVDILHTFVSQGKLPASLNDFMYEVNIDKTPKRGSIHLLPAGDAPTGAYWRKLAVINWHTLFYAEPAPPGIPLFEELRLWIQHDYAPDFLLIDSRTGITEIGGVAATVMADMVVCLLINNPENLEGVRAIMRSIRKAPRLEDREAVEILPVLTRIPKDADVSIENKILDHVRLVLNEEAYELADTLNVQEIYILHSEPSLQIQEVLAMDGDAKPENSPLLQDYLRLFSRMIPRKTIEPYLEELITEIKLLYFDDPDEAQKKMEALVNFSNHPLAYRSLLKLFEIGRTNPKIVAHFADRYLSLTSNPDDELQKDFLLYCISPLELGP